The following are encoded together in the Populus trichocarpa isolate Nisqually-1 chromosome 5, P.trichocarpa_v4.1, whole genome shotgun sequence genome:
- the LOC7464852 gene encoding VAN3-binding protein — protein MEEIPLINLRRPDYSPLCSNIPLPESPKLPMEFLSRSWSVSALEVSKSLSCMASNKSASSSSCTTASSIPEDVTGEMTEEIVQTNPSANYQFSFASSATSQLLLERIMSQSEVSPLASGRLSHSSGPLNLTESDSPPISPSDDFEDIVKYFRTHNSLNPLFNGGRASAGPGSGAPPSGSKTVGRWLKDRKEKKKEETRAQNAQLHAAVSVAAVASAIAAIAAATASASAARRNEQLARTDMAVASAATLVAAQCVEAAEAMGAERDHLASVVSSAVNVHSHDDITTLTAAAATALRGAATLKARALKDVLNVAAAIPIERCTGICGAGNNGHHNRSYSGELVNGENFLGACSVEFLARGSELLKRTRQGDLHWKIVSVYLHRTGQVMLKMKSRHVAGTITKKKKNIVLEVCKDMPAWPGRHLLEGGDHRRYFGLKTLARGIVEFECKNQREHDIWTQGVSRLLSTVSQRKNRILQF, from the exons ATGGAAGAGATCCCTCTTATCAACCTTCGCAGGCCAGATTACAGCCCACTCTGCAGCAATATTCCGCTGCCAGAGAGCCCAAAACTTCCAATGGAGTTCTTGTCAAGGTCATGGAGTGTCTCGGCTCTTGAAGTCTCAAAATCTCTCTCCTGCATGGCCTCTAACAAGTCTGCAAGTAGCTCTAGTTGTACTACTGCTTCTTCTATACCTGAAGATGTCACTGGTGAGATGACCGAGGAGATTGTGCAAACCAATCCGTCTGCTAATTATcagttttcttttgcttcttccGCCACTTCCCAGCTTTTACTCGAGCGTATCATGTCACAATCA gAAGTGTCACCGTTGGCTTCAGGGAGGCTCTCTCACAGCAGTGGACCTTTAAACTTAACAGAATCAGACAGCCCCCCAATTTCACCCTCTGATGATTTTGAAGACATTGTTAAG TATTTTCGTACTCACAACTCCTTAAACCCCCTATTCAATGGCGGCCGTGCCAGTGCTGGGCCTGGCAGCGGTGCTCCTCCGAGTGGATCCAAGACAGTTGGGAGGTGGTTGAAGgacagaaaagagaaaaagaaagaagaaactaGAGCCCAGAATGCACAGCTCCATGCAGCTGTTTCAGTTGCTGCGGTGGCTTCTGCCATAGCAGCCATTGCAGCAGCCACAGCTTCTGCTTCAGCAGCACGAAGGAATGAGCAATTGGCCAGGACTGACATGGCTGTGGCATCTGCGGCTACATTGGTGGCTGCTCAGTGTGTGGAGGCTGCTGAGGCTATGGGCGCTGAGCGTGACCATCTTGCTTCAGTAGTGAGCTCTGCTGTGAATGTTCATTCACATGATGATATCACCACTCTTACAGCAGCTGCAGCTACTG CTCTACGTGGGGCAGCAACCTTGAAGGCAAGAGCATTAAAGGATGTTTTGAATGTTGCAGCGGCAATACCTATAGAGAGATGCACTGGAATCTGTGGTGCAGGAAATAATGGACATCATAACCGAAGCTACAGCGGTGAGCTTGTCAATGGAGAGAATTTTTTGGGTGCTTGTAGCGTAGAATTCCTTGCCAGGGGCAGTGAGCTTCTCAAACGCACCCGCCAAG GTGATCTGCACTGGAAAATTGTCTCTGTATACTTACACAGGACAGGCCAG GTGATGCTAAAGATGAAGAGCAGACATGTTGCAGGGACtatcaccaaaaagaaaaaaa ATATTGTGTTGGAGGTTTGCAAGGATATGCCAGCATGGCCAGGGAGACACTTGTTAGAGGGTGGAGATCATCGTCGATACTTTGGACTGAAAACACTAGCTAGAGGCATCGTGGAGTTTGAGTGCAAGAACCAGAGGGAACACGATATCTGGACTCAAGGTGTTTCGAGGCTTCTCTCTACTGTAtcccaaagaaaaaacagaattcTTCAATTTTAG
- the LOC7464702 gene encoding protein LIFEGUARD 2 has translation MWTHPYRKNDVEVGARPLYPMMLESPQLRWAFIRKVYSILAFQLLLTIAVAAVVVSVRPIAVFFSTTVAGLGVYILLILMPLFTLLPLYYYHQKHPVNYILLGIFTICLAFAVGLTCAYTEGKVILESVILTTVVVVSLTLYTFWAARRGHDFNFLGPFLFGAIMVLMVFSLIQILFPLGRISVMIYGCLASIIFCGYIIYDTDNLIKRHTYDEYIWAAVSLYLDIINLFLSLLTIFRAADT, from the exons ATGTGGACTCATCCGTACAGGAAGAATGACGTGGAGGTCGGAGCAAGGCCGCTGTATCCAATGATGCTCGAAAGCCCGCAGCTCCGGTGGGCCTTCATTAGGAAAGTGTATTCAATCTTGGCTTTTCAGTTACTTTTAACAATCGCAGTGGCAGCCGTCGTTGTTTCTGTCCGGCCGATTGCTGTGTTCTTTTCGACCACTGTGGCTGGGTTGGGAGTTTATATACTGCTTATTCTCATGCCCCTTTTTA CTTTGTTGCCTTTGTATTACTATCACCAGAAGCATCCAGTGAATTACATTCTGCTTGGGATTTTTACCATTTGTCTCGCCTTCGCTGTTGGCTTAACTTGTGCCTACACTGAAg GAAAGGTGATTCTGGAGTCTGTGATTCTGACAACTGTGGTAGTTGTCAGTCTCACCCTGTACACATTCTGGGCAGCTAGGAGAGGCCATGATTTCAACTTCCTCGGCCCCTTCTTGTTTGGGGCAATCATGGTCCTTATGGTATTTTCTTTGATCCAG ATTTTATTTCCACTGGGTAGAATCTCTGTGATGATTTATGGGTGCTTGGCTTCAATCATATTCTGCGGATACATCATATATGATACAGACAACCTGATCAAGCGGCACACTTATGATGAATACATTTGGGCGGCAGTGAGTTTGTATCTGGACATCATTAATCTCTTCCTCTCACTGCTAACCATCTTCAGAGCCGCTGATACCTAA
- the LOC7464853 gene encoding protein LIFEGUARD 2: MWMNPRQRRNFEVGEYPAELDGPRYRWVFIRKVYTIIAIQLLVTVAVATAVVSVHSISNFIVHTKVGLAVYIAIIVIPFIVLCPLYYFYQLRPLNYLLLGVFTTALGFLVGLTCAFTSGKVILQSAIITFTAMVILTLYTFWAARRGHDFSFLGPFLSASLIALLLFALIQIFFPLGRISVMIFGCLASILFCGFIIYDTDSLIKRYAYDEYIWAAVSLYLDIINLFLSILTVCSARDS; this comes from the exons ATGTGGATGAATCCCAGGCAGAGGAGAAATTTCGAGGTTGGAGAATATCCAGCTGAACTGGACGGTCCGAGGTACCGCTGGGTCTTCATTCGTAAAGTTTATACAATCATTGCCATACAACTGCTAGTCACTGTTGCGGTGGCAACCGCAGTTGTTTCAGTCCATTCCATTTCAAACTTCATCGTGCACACTAAGGTGGGATTGGCTGTCTATATAGCTATCATTGTTATTCCTTTTATTG TCTTGTGTCCATTATATTACTTTTACCAGCTACGCCCACTGAATTATCTTCTCCTTGGAGTTTTTACCACTGCTCTCGGATTTCTGGTTGGACTTACATGTGCGTTTACCAGTG GGAAGGTTATTTTGCAATCTGCCATCATAACTTTCACGGCCATGGTTATTCTCACTCTGTACACCTTCTGGGCGGCAAGGAGAGGTCATGATTTCAGCTTCCTCGGGCCTTTCTTGTCTGCTTCCCTGATTGCTCTTCTGTTGTTTGCTCTGATTCAG ATTTTCTTTCCCTTGGGTAGGATTTCTGTAATGATCTTTGGGTGCTTGGCATCGATCTTATTTTGCGGGTTCATAATATACGATACAGACAGCCTGATCAAACGTTATGCTTATGATGAGTACATTTGGGCTGCAGTCTCGTTGTATCTGGATATCATTAATCTTTTCCTTAGTATTCTAACTGTCTGCAGTGCCCGAGATAGCTAG